In Cytobacillus oceanisediminis, the following proteins share a genomic window:
- a CDS encoding N-acetylneuraminate lyase, with amino-acid sequence MKGIFTALMCSFDENGKVNEKGLREIVRYNIDISKVDGLYVNGSTGENFLISTAQKKQIFEIVKDEAKDQVKLIAQVGSLNIDEAVELAQFATDLGYDAISAVTPFYYKFDFQEIKDYYYTILESVNNKMIIYSIPALTGVSMNLEQFGELFENEKVIGVKFTAPDFFLLERLRHAYPDKLIYSGFDEMLLSASVLNVDGAIGSTFNVNGQRAKQIFELAQKGQIEEARKLQKVTNDLIGEILDNGLYQTIKEVLKTQGVDAGVCRKPMKALEEDKVQRSKMIAEKYL; translated from the coding sequence ATGAAAGGAATTTTTACAGCGTTAATGTGTTCATTTGATGAAAACGGAAAGGTGAACGAAAAGGGATTAAGGGAGATTGTCCGTTACAATATCGATATTTCAAAGGTGGATGGCTTGTATGTCAATGGAAGTACAGGTGAGAACTTTCTGATTTCCACTGCACAAAAAAAGCAAATCTTTGAAATCGTAAAAGATGAAGCTAAAGATCAAGTGAAATTGATTGCTCAGGTGGGTTCATTAAATATTGATGAAGCAGTAGAATTAGCACAATTTGCAACAGATTTAGGCTATGATGCTATTTCAGCTGTAACACCTTTCTACTATAAGTTTGATTTCCAGGAGATTAAAGATTATTATTACACCATTTTAGAAAGCGTTAACAACAAAATGATCATCTATTCTATCCCAGCCTTAACAGGGGTTAGCATGAATCTTGAGCAATTTGGAGAGCTTTTTGAAAATGAAAAAGTGATCGGCGTTAAGTTTACAGCACCTGACTTTTTCTTACTGGAAAGACTTCGCCATGCTTATCCTGATAAGCTCATTTACTCCGGATTTGATGAAATGCTGCTTTCGGCAAGTGTCTTGAATGTAGACGGAGCGATTGGCAGTACGTTTAATGTAAATGGACAGCGTGCAAAGCAAATTTTTGAACTGGCACAAAAAGGCCAAATTGAAGAAGCAAGGAAGCTTCAAAAGGTAACCAATGATTTAATCGGCGAGATTTTAGATAACGGCTTATACCAGACGATTAAAGAGGTCCTGAAGACACAAGGCGTTGATGCAGGTGTATGCAGGAAGCCGATGAAAGCGCTTGAAGAGGACAAAGTTCAGCGTTCGAAAATGATTGCGGAAAAATATCTGTAA
- a CDS encoding dienelactone hydrolase family protein has protein sequence MMKRQSNSNSLILVIHEIYGINQHIKSFCELLSKQGFDVTCPNLLERETPFEYSQEEAAYRHFMDHVGFASTAQKIKGLLSDVKGEYEKIFIIGFSVGATVAWLCCEEDGIDGIVGYYGSRIRDYVELTPKCPAMLFFPEEEQSFNVDEVLLTLEKKKIEVHKFTGKHGFSDPYSSRYDAKSEQEAFSKTIEFLFHID, from the coding sequence ATCATGAAAAGACAGAGTAATTCTAATTCGTTAATCCTCGTAATCCACGAAATCTATGGAATAAATCAACATATTAAGAGTTTTTGCGAATTATTATCAAAGCAGGGTTTTGATGTGACTTGCCCAAATTTATTAGAGCGAGAGACACCTTTTGAATATTCTCAAGAGGAAGCCGCTTACCGTCATTTTATGGATCATGTAGGATTCGCCAGTACTGCCCAAAAAATCAAAGGTTTATTATCAGATGTTAAAGGTGAATACGAAAAAATATTTATCATTGGTTTCAGTGTAGGTGCCACAGTTGCCTGGCTGTGCTGTGAGGAGGATGGTATTGATGGAATAGTTGGCTACTACGGTTCCCGGATTAGGGACTATGTGGAGTTGACACCCAAGTGTCCTGCAATGCTATTCTTTCCGGAGGAAGAGCAGTCTTTTAATGTTGACGAGGTACTATTAACCTTGGAAAAAAAGAAAATTGAAGTACATAAATTTACAGGAAAACATGGATTCAGTGACCCTTATTCCTCTAGATATGATGCAAAATCAGAACAAGAAGCATTTAGCAAAACGATAGAATTTTTATTTCATATTGATTGA
- a CDS encoding GNAT family N-acetyltransferase, translated as MKTVIRAAIEDLDNIVNIDSEVIGNTSRRDYIQNAIERGHCIIAKNQQEIEGFLIYDTTFFDCSFISLIIVSPSKRRKGNASSLIDFMLRTAPTAKIFSSTNRSNVNMQKVFSANGFIQSGIVENLDEGDPEIIYFKSKLINY; from the coding sequence ATGAAGACCGTTATTAGGGCTGCTATTGAAGATTTGGACAACATTGTGAATATAGACAGTGAGGTTATTGGCAATACAAGCAGACGAGATTATATTCAAAATGCCATTGAAAGAGGACATTGTATCATTGCGAAAAACCAGCAGGAGATCGAGGGATTTTTAATTTACGATACCACCTTTTTTGATTGCTCTTTTATATCATTAATTATTGTGTCACCTTCTAAGAGACGTAAAGGAAATGCTAGCTCACTGATCGATTTTATGCTGAGGACAGCTCCCACTGCAAAGATATTTTCCTCTACTAATCGTTCTAATGTTAATATGCAGAAAGTTTTTAGTGCAAATGGATTTATTCAGAGTGGTATAGTTGAAAATTTAGATGAAGGAGATCCTGAAATCATTTATTTCAAATCAAAATTGATTAATTATTAA
- a CDS encoding sodium:solute symporter — protein sequence MMTGSFAVIDYVILFAYLLFILWVGIAVAKKEMQGKEFFKGDGSIPWWVTSVSLFATLLSPISFLSLAGNSYLGSWELWFAQLGLFIAVPIAIYYFLPVYRKLNLDTAYEYLERRFDTKLRVIGSLLFIVYQIGRMSIIMYLPALALAAVTGINAVLIVLFMGVVATIYSAFGGIKSVLWTDFIQGIVLIGGGIFALIMLMFSIDGGFGEVVRVGTQDGKFFTDTPFFDPNFVNNSVLLLIFGAGISTAFSYISSQDMVQRYLTTTDLKEMNKMTYLNGILSLGTATLFFFIGTALYTFYTQQAGAMPEGKADLIFANFIVAELPAGISGLLIAGLFAAGQSTLSTGLNSVATSWTLDIQKVLKPNMSDEKSTKMARNVSTIVGIFSIAFAIILIYTDVGDAYSWFNGLMGLVLGIIGGTFTLGVMTKRANAKGAICGFFATAAVAIYVSYFTDITLWAYSIINLIASIVFGYVFSLLFKQKSKAEDENLTFYDSKKPA from the coding sequence ATGATGACTGGATCATTTGCTGTAATTGATTACGTTATATTATTTGCCTACCTATTGTTCATTCTATGGGTAGGGATTGCAGTTGCCAAAAAAGAAATGCAGGGAAAAGAGTTCTTCAAAGGGGATGGCTCTATTCCGTGGTGGGTGACATCTGTCAGCTTATTCGCAACCTTATTAAGTCCGATTTCATTCTTATCCTTAGCCGGAAACTCCTATTTAGGATCATGGGAGCTGTGGTTTGCACAATTAGGTTTATTTATTGCCGTGCCAATCGCAATTTATTATTTCCTGCCGGTTTATCGGAAGTTAAATTTAGATACAGCTTACGAATATTTAGAGCGGCGCTTTGATACAAAGCTGCGCGTCATTGGCAGTCTGCTTTTTATTGTCTATCAAATCGGGCGCATGTCCATTATTATGTATCTGCCGGCTTTGGCATTAGCGGCTGTTACAGGCATCAATGCCGTGCTGATCGTATTATTCATGGGTGTAGTGGCAACCATTTATTCAGCTTTTGGAGGGATTAAATCAGTGCTTTGGACAGACTTCATCCAGGGTATTGTCTTAATCGGCGGCGGTATTTTTGCCCTCATTATGCTGATGTTCTCCATTGATGGCGGATTTGGAGAAGTGGTCCGTGTCGGAACGCAAGACGGGAAATTCTTTACGGATACACCATTCTTTGATCCGAACTTTGTCAATAATAGTGTTCTGCTTCTTATTTTTGGTGCCGGGATTTCAACAGCATTCTCTTATATTTCAAGTCAGGATATGGTTCAGCGTTATTTAACAACTACTGACTTAAAAGAAATGAATAAAATGACTTATTTAAATGGTATTCTGTCACTTGGTACAGCAACATTGTTCTTCTTTATCGGAACAGCCTTATATACATTTTATACACAGCAGGCAGGTGCGATGCCGGAAGGAAAGGCTGACCTGATTTTTGCCAACTTTATCGTTGCTGAACTGCCGGCAGGAATTTCAGGCTTACTGATTGCCGGATTATTCGCTGCGGGACAATCAACACTTTCAACGGGCTTGAACAGTGTGGCGACAAGCTGGACATTGGATATTCAGAAAGTTCTTAAACCAAATATGAGTGATGAAAAAAGCACTAAGATGGCGCGTAATGTATCAACAATTGTAGGGATTTTCTCCATTGCTTTTGCCATAATCCTGATTTACACAGATGTAGGGGATGCTTATTCCTGGTTCAATGGATTAATGGGGTTAGTATTGGGTATTATCGGCGGTACTTTCACGCTTGGAGTCATGACGAAAAGAGCAAACGCCAAAGGGGCAATCTGTGGTTTCTTCGCAACAGCAGCCGTTGCAATCTATGTGTCTTACTTTACTGATATTACCTTATGGGCCTATTCCATTATTAATTTAATTGCTTCTATCGTGTTCGGTTATGTCTTTAGCTTATTATTCAAGCAAAAAAGCAAGGCTGAAGATGAAAATCTGACATTCTATGATAGTAAAAAACCAGCGTAA
- a CDS encoding DUF4256 domain-containing protein — translation MGNMELSPEQREELLETLKARFEKNMHRHEGVEWADVQAKLEANPEKLWSLNEMEGTEGEPDVVRHDQETDEYIFYDCSAESPKGRRSICYDCEALEARKKHKPENSAMDMAAAMGIELLTEEQYRELQELENVDKKTSSWVQTPENIRKLGGAIFCDRRYDTVFVYHNGADSYYGARGFRGSLRV, via the coding sequence ATGGGAAATATGGAGCTGTCACCAGAACAGCGTGAAGAACTGCTTGAAACTCTGAAAGCACGTTTTGAGAAAAACATGCACCGCCATGAAGGTGTGGAGTGGGCTGATGTTCAAGCGAAGCTCGAGGCTAATCCTGAAAAATTGTGGTCACTCAATGAAATGGAAGGGACTGAAGGTGAACCGGATGTTGTCCGCCATGATCAAGAGACCGACGAATACATATTTTATGATTGTTCAGCTGAAAGTCCAAAAGGCAGGAGAAGTATTTGTTACGACTGTGAAGCGCTGGAGGCACGGAAAAAACACAAGCCGGAAAACAGTGCTATGGATATGGCAGCTGCCATGGGCATTGAACTTTTAACAGAAGAGCAATACCGGGAACTTCAGGAGCTTGAAAATGTCGATAAGAAAACCTCGAGCTGGGTGCAAACACCTGAGAATATCAGAAAACTTGGAGGGGCTATCTTTTGTGACCGCCGCTACGACACTGTTTTTGTGTATCACAATGGAGCCGATTCCTACTATGGTGCAAGGGGTTTCCGCGGCTCGCTGAGGGTGTAG
- a CDS encoding HAD family hydrolase — protein MIKAVIFDLDGTLLNRDESVKMFIQKQYERLIKLVGHIPKETYVKRFIELDNRGYVWKDKVYQQLVNEFKITDISWDNLLQDYISQFKNTCISFPNLISMLEELRANKLVLGLITNGKGQFQMDNITALGIRDYFQTILVSEWEGVKKPDPQIFNRALDQLNVLPNESIFVGDHPENDVKAAQIVGMKGIWKANFQSNNIEADFIVDDLGELPIIIENLRRKIIESC, from the coding sequence ATGATTAAAGCTGTTATATTCGATTTAGATGGAACTTTGTTAAATAGAGATGAATCAGTAAAAATGTTTATACAGAAGCAATACGAAAGACTAATTAAATTGGTAGGGCATATACCAAAAGAGACATACGTGAAAAGGTTTATTGAACTAGATAACCGTGGATATGTTTGGAAAGATAAAGTGTATCAGCAACTAGTCAATGAATTTAAGATTACTGACATTTCTTGGGATAATTTACTTCAAGATTATATAAGTCAATTTAAGAATACTTGCATCTCTTTCCCAAATCTTATTAGTATGTTAGAAGAATTAAGGGCCAATAAACTAGTTCTAGGATTGATTACTAATGGTAAAGGGCAATTTCAGATGGATAACATAACAGCATTGGGAATAAGGGATTATTTTCAAACTATTTTAGTGTCTGAATGGGAAGGCGTTAAAAAACCGGACCCTCAAATATTTAATCGGGCCCTGGACCAGCTTAATGTATTACCTAATGAAAGTATATTTGTTGGCGACCATCCAGAAAATGATGTAAAAGCTGCCCAAATTGTAGGAATGAAAGGAATTTGGAAAGCGAATTTTCAATCGAACAATATCGAAGCAGATTTTATTGTAGATGATTTGGGGGAATTACCTATAATCATTGAAAATTTAAGGCGAAAAATTATTGAGTCATGTTAA
- a CDS encoding cation:dicarboxylate symporter family transporter — protein sequence MKKIKLSLATQIFIGLILGIAVGGIFYGSETAQSVLQPFGDLFIRLIKMIVVPIVLSTIIVAIAGVGDIKSVGKLGGKSLAYFIGMTMVAIVVGLIAGNVIQPGAGLNMDSLQQSDISSYVETNKEQEGKSIADTFLHIVPTNPVQAMVEGDMLAIIFFAVVFGLGIAAIGEKGKPVLRFFEGTAKAMFYVTNLFMKYAPIGVFALIGVTISKYGFASLIPLGKLALTVYGAMIFFVLVVLGIMAKVVGFSIFKLLKMIKEELILAFSTASSETVLPRIMDKMEKAGSPKHISSFVIPTGYSFNLDGSVLYQAIASLFIAQMFGIELSIGQQITLMLVLMVTSKGMAGVPGVSFVVLLATFSTIGLPAEGLAFIAGIDRILDMGRTAVNVVGNSLAAIVIAKWEGQFNPPAEERFEQQAS from the coding sequence ATGAAAAAAATTAAATTAAGTTTAGCCACTCAAATTTTCATCGGTCTTATTTTAGGGATTGCGGTTGGTGGTATTTTCTATGGAAGTGAAACGGCGCAAAGTGTCCTGCAGCCGTTTGGCGATCTTTTTATCCGCTTAATCAAAATGATCGTGGTTCCCATTGTACTATCAACGATTATTGTTGCCATTGCTGGTGTTGGAGACATAAAGTCCGTTGGTAAGCTTGGCGGGAAATCATTGGCTTATTTTATCGGCATGACCATGGTTGCCATTGTGGTTGGCCTGATTGCCGGCAATGTGATTCAGCCTGGTGCCGGCCTGAATATGGACAGCCTGCAGCAAAGTGACATTTCAAGCTATGTCGAAACCAATAAAGAGCAGGAGGGCAAGTCGATAGCGGATACATTTTTGCATATCGTACCTACTAATCCTGTACAAGCCATGGTTGAAGGAGATATGCTGGCGATTATCTTCTTTGCCGTTGTATTTGGCCTCGGAATTGCAGCAATTGGGGAAAAGGGAAAACCAGTTCTGAGATTTTTCGAAGGCACGGCAAAGGCCATGTTCTATGTGACAAACCTATTTATGAAGTATGCACCAATCGGAGTATTTGCCTTAATTGGTGTAACAATTTCCAAGTATGGTTTTGCCTCATTGATTCCATTGGGCAAGCTGGCACTTACTGTATATGGAGCCATGATATTCTTTGTTCTAGTTGTGTTAGGGATAATGGCCAAAGTTGTCGGGTTCAGCATCTTTAAATTATTGAAGATGATTAAAGAAGAATTGATTTTGGCATTTTCAACTGCAAGTTCTGAAACAGTGCTTCCGAGAATCATGGACAAAATGGAGAAAGCGGGAAGCCCGAAACATATTTCGTCATTCGTTATTCCAACAGGCTACTCTTTTAACCTGGACGGATCCGTTTTATATCAGGCCATTGCCTCTTTATTTATTGCACAGATGTTTGGAATAGAATTAAGCATAGGGCAGCAAATTACGTTAATGTTAGTACTGATGGTTACATCGAAAGGAATGGCGGGAGTGCCGGGCGTATCCTTTGTCGTGCTGCTGGCTACATTCAGCACAATCGGATTGCCTGCAGAAGGCCTTGCCTTTATTGCCGGCATCGACCGTATCCTTGATATGGGCCGAACAGCCGTTAACGTGGTGGGGAACTCACTGGCGGCGATTGTTATTGCTAAGTGGGAAGGTCAATTTAACCCTCCAGCAGAAGAAAGATTTGAGCAACAAGCTTCATAA
- a CDS encoding FAD-binding protein — protein sequence MFQIKKKIKTDVLVAGSGLAGIKVSKELADQQADVLMVTKMQVASGSSFYPLKASLGTQVTKDQEDESVFLEDIESLSHGMHGQDLAEVYVKEIPERVKEYQAIGVKAKKLEGERKACFAEHEREIYLLSDWDQIRENVRTIFAAYENLSIMEKTIVLTLLKKDNCVAGAILLDENNELVMVESKSVILATGGFGSIYQHNLNPNDVDGSGHILAIEAGTRFVNMEYIQFIPGITAPKYKTLFGEHTLMYCDDIVDEAGSSLLDSVLPEGLSKQESLKIRSTHGPFTHSLDSKYFDIAMMKNIIANQNDRGFRLLYRTGLYENEEEFYTVYLNWLKERNIHLLENEIRIAPFAHASNGGVYIDTYGRTGVNGLYAIGELSCNIEGANRLGGNSTGACMVFGKRAAADCVRYIETQSRAEISEHEALKQIESMFGVQGQRKGPFIDKEKKVHQAIESIKKLMWYHGNVVRNKEGLLKALETIRKLESELDLGRLFEQQSTRKLTVKARNFFKLSQILLEAMLERKESRGAHYREDYPEEREEYNKRLFISMKDDGALEYRFLNE from the coding sequence ATGTTTCAAATAAAAAAGAAAATAAAGACAGATGTCTTGGTGGCAGGAAGCGGGCTAGCCGGGATAAAAGTAAGTAAAGAGCTTGCAGATCAACAGGCAGATGTATTGATGGTCACAAAGATGCAGGTTGCATCAGGTTCAAGCTTTTATCCGCTGAAAGCCTCCCTTGGAACTCAGGTGACAAAAGATCAAGAAGACGAATCTGTATTTCTTGAGGATATTGAGAGCCTGAGCCATGGCATGCATGGACAGGATTTGGCTGAGGTGTATGTGAAAGAAATCCCAGAGCGTGTTAAGGAATATCAGGCGATTGGTGTGAAGGCGAAAAAGTTAGAAGGAGAGCGTAAAGCTTGTTTCGCTGAACATGAACGGGAAATCTATTTATTAAGTGACTGGGATCAGATTCGTGAAAATGTGAGAACTATTTTTGCAGCGTATGAAAATCTGTCTATCATGGAAAAAACAATAGTCCTTACTTTGCTGAAAAAAGATAACTGTGTGGCGGGAGCCATACTTTTAGATGAAAATAATGAACTCGTTATGGTGGAGAGCAAGTCTGTCATATTGGCAACAGGCGGTTTCGGCAGTATTTATCAGCATAACTTAAATCCCAATGATGTGGATGGATCCGGCCATATCCTGGCGATCGAAGCGGGGACCCGTTTTGTTAATATGGAGTACATTCAATTCATTCCAGGCATTACGGCCCCGAAATATAAAACCCTTTTTGGAGAGCATACATTAATGTATTGTGATGATATAGTCGATGAAGCAGGAAGCAGCTTACTTGACTCTGTGCTGCCTGAAGGGTTATCGAAGCAGGAAAGTCTGAAGATTCGGAGCACGCACGGTCCGTTCACCCATTCACTAGATTCGAAGTATTTTGATATCGCGATGATGAAAAACATCATCGCGAATCAAAATGATCGCGGATTCAGGCTTTTATATCGGACCGGGTTATATGAGAACGAGGAAGAGTTCTACACGGTCTATTTAAATTGGCTGAAAGAGAGAAATATTCATCTTTTGGAAAATGAAATTCGGATTGCCCCATTTGCCCATGCCAGCAATGGAGGAGTCTATATTGACACATATGGCAGAACCGGCGTGAACGGATTATATGCCATTGGCGAGCTGTCCTGCAATATTGAGGGGGCGAACCGATTGGGAGGAAATTCGACTGGTGCCTGCATGGTATTTGGCAAAAGGGCTGCAGCAGATTGTGTCAGGTATATCGAAACACAAAGCCGTGCGGAAATCTCTGAACATGAAGCTTTGAAACAGATCGAGAGCATGTTTGGCGTTCAGGGGCAAAGAAAAGGTCCTTTTATAGATAAAGAGAAAAAGGTTCATCAGGCTATTGAATCGATTAAAAAGCTCATGTGGTATCATGGTAATGTCGTGCGCAATAAGGAAGGCCTATTGAAAGCATTGGAAACCATCAGAAAGCTGGAGTCAGAGCTTGACTTAGGAAGATTATTCGAACAGCAGTCGACCCGAAAGCTGACAGTTAAGGCACGAAACTTCTTCAAGCTTTCGCAAATTCTGCTTGAGGCCATGCTGGAACGAAAAGAAAGCAGGGGCGCACATTATCGTGAGGATTATCCGGAAGAACGGGAAGAATATAATAAAAGATTGTTTATTTCCATGAAAGATGATGGAGCATTGGAGTATCGCTTTCTGAATGAATAG
- a CDS encoding N-acetylmannosamine-6-phosphate 2-epimerase, whose product MDVLDRIKGRLIVSCQALEDEPLHDSYIMSKMAFAAKLGGASGIRANSVKDIRAIKKEVDLPIIGIIKKDYPGSGVYITATEKEVDDLYQEGADIIAFDATKQIRPDGKSFQGFFAKVKSRYPDQLFMADISTLEEAIAAEKAGVDIVATTLAGYTPYSEGVVPLELLEQVLSHVTVPVIAEGNMDTPEKAKRAIELGAHAVVVGSAITRPKLITEKFAKAIQNY is encoded by the coding sequence ATGGATGTATTAGATAGGATAAAAGGCAGATTAATAGTTTCATGTCAGGCCCTTGAAGATGAGCCGCTTCATGATTCTTATATTATGAGTAAGATGGCTTTTGCAGCAAAGCTAGGCGGGGCTTCCGGAATTAGAGCAAACAGCGTGAAAGATATCCGTGCAATCAAGAAGGAAGTCGATCTGCCCATCATCGGGATTATCAAAAAGGATTATCCCGGCAGCGGTGTGTATATTACGGCAACGGAAAAAGAAGTAGATGACCTGTATCAGGAAGGTGCAGATATCATTGCTTTTGATGCGACAAAGCAAATCCGTCCGGATGGCAAAAGTTTTCAGGGATTTTTTGCAAAAGTGAAATCTAGGTACCCAGATCAGTTGTTTATGGCTGATATTTCTACATTAGAAGAAGCGATTGCAGCTGAAAAAGCAGGGGTTGATATTGTGGCAACCACTTTAGCGGGATATACTCCTTATTCGGAAGGAGTTGTTCCTTTGGAATTACTGGAACAAGTACTATCCCATGTTACAGTTCCTGTTATTGCGGAAGGGAATATGGATACACCGGAAAAAGCAAAAAGAGCTATTGAATTAGGAGCTCATGCAGTTGTTGTAGGAAGTGCCATTACACGTCCGAAATTAATTACTGAGAAATTTGCAAAAGCTATACAAAACTACTAG
- a CDS encoding GNAT family N-acetyltransferase, whose translation MDILIRQELPADYHSTEGMIKKAFLNEEYSDKTEHFLVKRIRNSDAFIPELSLVALTQAKEVVGHILLSKITIADGGKAADSLALAPVSVAPGYQGKGIGSQLIRTALNKAKAAGYQSIVVLGHKDYYPKFGFKPASLWNIQAPFEVPDEVFMALELTENALKNAAGVVHYSKAFSE comes from the coding sequence ATGGATATTTTAATTCGGCAAGAACTCCCTGCAGACTATCATTCCACGGAAGGAATGATCAAAAAAGCTTTTTTAAATGAAGAATACAGCGACAAGACAGAACATTTCCTTGTTAAAAGAATCAGAAATTCAGACGCATTTATTCCGGAGCTTTCTTTAGTAGCGTTAACTCAGGCTAAGGAGGTTGTGGGTCACATACTTCTATCAAAAATCACCATAGCTGATGGCGGGAAAGCTGCAGATTCTCTGGCACTTGCCCCCGTTTCTGTTGCTCCCGGTTATCAAGGAAAAGGCATCGGCAGTCAATTAATTCGAACTGCACTTAACAAGGCAAAAGCGGCCGGATATCAATCCATAGTCGTGCTAGGTCATAAGGATTACTATCCAAAGTTCGGCTTTAAGCCAGCCAGCCTTTGGAATATCCAGGCTCCGTTTGAAGTACCTGACGAAGTGTTCATGGCTCTGGAATTGACGGAGAATGCTCTTAAAAACGCTGCCGGTGTTGTCCATTATTCAAAAGCTTTTTCAGAATAA
- a CDS encoding VOC family protein: MKPRISVITLGVDDLERSLHFYQKGLGLPTQGIVGREFEHGAVAFFDLQSGLKLAIWNRKDIAHDTSMKQTGISPTEFTIGHNVGSKEEVDTVMEQAESAGAVITVQAQDTFWGGYSGYFQDPDGHLWEVVWNPAWEFTE, translated from the coding sequence ATGAAACCACGAATTTCAGTTATCACATTAGGTGTAGATGATTTAGAAAGGTCCTTACATTTCTATCAGAAGGGTCTTGGACTTCCAACACAGGGGATAGTAGGAAGAGAATTCGAGCATGGTGCTGTGGCGTTTTTTGATCTGCAATCAGGATTAAAACTGGCAATTTGGAATCGTAAAGATATCGCTCATGACACAAGCATGAAGCAGACAGGAATAAGCCCAACTGAATTTACAATTGGGCATAATGTTGGGAGTAAAGAAGAGGTAGATACGGTAATGGAACAGGCTGAGAGTGCGGGTGCAGTTATTACGGTTCAAGCTCAAGACACCTTTTGGGGTGGATATTCTGGATACTTCCAAGACCCAGATGGGCATTTGTGGGAAGTGGTTTGGAATCCTGCTTGGGAATTTACAGAATAA
- a CDS encoding NAD(P)H-dependent flavin oxidoreductase: MKWGILLRFPQLRIGHMKPKFPIMQGGMGVGISLSGLSSAVANAGGIGTISGTGISIEDLRLHIRKAKASIKGEGYIGVNVLFAMNDFAEKMKAAIEEKADFIISGAGISRDMYSWGKESGTPVISIVSSARLAKMSERLGASAVVVEGNEAGGHLGTERPLFDILQEVVEAVKIPVIAAGGIMTGRDIAHAIHIGASGVQMGTRFVASQECDAPLSFKEKYVHAKQEDIVMVKTTVGLEGRAIKNHFTEQISDNKKVKIKKCIDCLKNCSYRFCTMDSLITSMDGDCENGLVFAGARVHEINEILPVQTIINNLKTEYEACI, from the coding sequence TTGAAATGGGGTATTCTTTTGAGATTTCCACAATTAAGAATTGGTCATATGAAGCCAAAATTTCCAATCATGCAAGGTGGTATGGGCGTAGGTATTTCTTTAAGTGGTCTGTCGTCAGCTGTTGCGAATGCCGGGGGGATTGGAACTATTTCTGGAACAGGAATTAGCATCGAAGATTTAAGATTGCATATAAGAAAGGCTAAGGCATCTATCAAGGGTGAGGGCTATATTGGGGTGAATGTTCTTTTTGCCATGAATGATTTTGCTGAAAAAATGAAAGCAGCGATTGAGGAAAAGGCTGATTTCATTATTTCAGGTGCTGGAATATCAAGAGATATGTACAGCTGGGGCAAAGAATCTGGCACACCGGTCATCTCGATTGTGTCATCTGCTAGGCTGGCCAAAATGTCAGAACGGCTTGGTGCTTCTGCCGTTGTGGTCGAGGGCAATGAAGCAGGAGGACATTTAGGAACTGAAAGACCGCTGTTTGATATTTTACAGGAAGTCGTGGAAGCAGTTAAGATTCCTGTCATTGCTGCTGGAGGGATTATGACAGGAAGAGATATCGCTCATGCCATTCATATCGGTGCTTCCGGTGTTCAGATGGGAACAAGATTTGTCGCAAGTCAAGAATGTGATGCACCATTATCCTTCAAAGAAAAGTATGTCCATGCCAAACAGGAAGATATCGTCATGGTGAAAACCACCGTAGGGCTGGAAGGCCGTGCCATTAAGAACCACTTTACAGAGCAGATATCTGACAATAAAAAGGTGAAAATAAAGAAATGTATCGATTGCCTGAAAAACTGCTCTTATCGCTTTTGCACAATGGATTCCTTGATAACTTCCATGGATGGGGACTGCGAGAATGGTCTCGTATTTGCGGGGGCAAGAGTCCATGAAATTAACGAAATATTGCCTGTTCAGACGATCATCAATAACCTCAAAACTGAATATGAAGCTTGTATTTAA